A single genomic interval of Flavihumibacter rivuli harbors:
- the rseP gene encoding RIP metalloprotease RseP, with protein sequence MSLLAINWAEAGVKAGQFILSFSIIVILHELGHFLPARWFKCRVEKFYLFFNPWFSLFKKKIGETEYGLGWVPFGGYVKIAGMIDESMDKEQMKQPAQPYEFRSKPAWQRLIIMLGGVTVNLVLGFLIYAAMLWYWGENYVPTNKFKYGIATDSLAQSIGLRDGDKVLSVDGEYIDRFNKIPLKVLLNGAKTMEVDRDGQKVNINIPEDFAAKLIHFKTINFIDMRVPFLAVDSLADTSAAVKAGIRKGDKVLAVNEKSALYFHEFRRAIQANKGKQVNLSVKRGSDTLQMALAVPASGIVGVYNSAVKDEFEVKEIRYGFLEAIPAGFKKSVETLEGYWLQLKLIFSGKVNTNESLGSVISIGKMFAPVWDWQLFWSLTAFFSLVLALMNVLPIPGLDGGHAVFTIIEMVSGRKPSEKFMEYAQMVGMVLLLGLMAYALGLDIFRLFK encoded by the coding sequence ATGAGTTTATTAGCAATCAACTGGGCTGAAGCCGGCGTAAAGGCAGGTCAGTTCATCTTATCCTTTTCCATTATTGTCATCCTTCATGAATTGGGACATTTTCTCCCTGCCCGTTGGTTCAAGTGCCGGGTGGAGAAATTCTACCTCTTTTTCAACCCCTGGTTCTCCCTGTTCAAAAAGAAGATAGGCGAAACGGAATACGGCCTGGGCTGGGTGCCTTTTGGCGGTTATGTGAAGATCGCCGGCATGATCGATGAGAGTATGGACAAGGAGCAAATGAAACAACCGGCCCAGCCATACGAGTTCAGGAGCAAGCCAGCCTGGCAGCGACTGATCATTATGCTGGGGGGCGTGACCGTAAACCTAGTACTTGGCTTCCTGATCTATGCCGCTATGTTGTGGTACTGGGGCGAAAATTATGTTCCCACCAATAAGTTCAAGTATGGTATCGCTACCGACTCCCTTGCCCAGAGCATAGGATTGCGTGATGGGGATAAAGTGCTGAGTGTGGATGGGGAATATATTGACCGGTTCAACAAGATCCCCCTGAAAGTATTATTGAATGGTGCAAAGACCATGGAGGTGGATCGCGATGGCCAGAAGGTGAATATCAATATCCCGGAAGATTTTGCCGCCAAGCTGATCCATTTCAAGACGATCAATTTCATAGATATGCGTGTGCCTTTCCTTGCGGTAGATAGCCTGGCCGATACCAGTGCTGCTGTTAAGGCCGGTATCCGCAAAGGGGATAAGGTCCTTGCCGTAAATGAAAAATCAGCCCTCTATTTCCATGAGTTCAGGCGGGCTATCCAAGCCAATAAAGGCAAGCAGGTGAACCTTAGCGTAAAACGTGGCTCCGACACTTTACAAATGGCCCTGGCCGTTCCGGCAAGTGGTATCGTTGGCGTATACAATAGCGCTGTGAAGGATGAGTTTGAGGTTAAGGAGATCAGGTATGGTTTCCTGGAAGCTATTCCCGCAGGTTTCAAAAAAAGCGTGGAAACATTGGAGGGATACTGGTTACAGCTGAAGCTGATCTTCAGTGGCAAGGTGAACACCAATGAGTCACTGGGTAGTGTGATCAGTATCGGTAAAATGTTTGCCCCGGTTTGGGACTGGCAATTGTTCTGGAGCCTCACCGCCTTCTTCTCCCTTGTGTTGGCATTAATGAACGTGCTGCCCATTCCCGGACTGGATGGTGGCCATGCAGTGTTTACCATCATCGAAATGGTTTCAGGCCGCAAGCCAAGCGAGAAGTTCATGGAATATGCCCAAATGGTGGGTATGGTATTGTTGTTGGGATTGATGGCTTATGCACTGGGTCTGGATATCTTCCGACTGTTTAAATAA